Within Actinobaculum sp. 313, the genomic segment GTCGTCAGCAACGAAATCGCCGCCCGTTCCGCCGACGCCGACGGGGGTACCCGCGAACTCGCGTTCGGTGCCGACGCCGACGGTCACATCGCCTTCACCCGCAACCGTCACGCGTTGCGCACCGCCGTGCGTAACGCCATGTTTCAGCGTGTTGAGGCGATCCAGCGCGAGGATTACGAACTGCTGGACGAACTGGCAGGTCCGGCGCTGTGGCCCGGCGCGCCTGTGTGGGACGGGGATGCCTGGGCCGACGCCACCGATCCCTACTTCGACGAGTATGAGGCAATCGGGATCGATACCGCCGCGCGGGGCGCGCACTTTCTGCAAGTCATCGACAATGTGGATGCTGCCGCGCTCGTGGACGCCGGAGTGCCGGAGGAAGCCGTGGAGAGTCTTCTTGCGGGGCACGGATCCGGGCGGCTCTGGTTGGTCCGCCAGATTTTCGACGATGGCGTGGGAGATGGCTCCTGGGGATTCTGGGGTCTGGTGGACCTCGACGCCTCTGATCTGGAGAACCGCGTGCATGTGGATATAGTCTCGGTTGGGGAACGGTAACAGCCCGCAGGAGAGGCACGAAGTACACAAGAAGAAGAGCACAAAAGATGGTAAGGAGCACAACGACGAACAGCGAAACGGCTCGCGCAGCGGCAAAGAACAGCGAAACGGCTCGCGCAGCGGCAAAGAACAGCGAAACGGCTCGCGCAGCGGCAAAGAACAGCGAAACGGCTCGCGCAGCGGCAAAGAACGGCGAAACGAATTGCTCCACGGCGAAGAAGATGGAATCAACATCATCCACGTCCATTGGCGCAACCGACACGGCGACGATATCAGCACGAAGGACGCCGAGTGGTGGCGCCTCAACGCCACAGTCGGCAGGCGCACCACAACCGACAGACGCACCACAACCGACAGGCGCACCACAACCGACAGGCGCGCCACGACCGGTAGCCGCGCCATCGCCACCAGCGACCGCGCTACAGCCAGACGACGCGCCCCTGCCAGCGGGCGCGCTCGCGCACGATACAGCGGGTTCTATACCCCCTCTCAGCGACATCCCGCAACGCTACCAACGCCTGCGTGACCGGGTGTTGGCGGCCGAAGCCTCTGCCGGGCGGGAAGCCGGATCTGTCAGCATTGAACTGGCCGCAAAGTACCAGGCCCCCGAACGAGTTCTTGCCGCCTTGAGCGCGGGGGCAACTCTTTTCGGGCATAACATCATTCAACAGTTGGAGACATCCGAAGAGGCATTGGCTGCGGCCAATGCCTCAGCGCATCGCACGCATGTGATTGGACACGTGCAAAGGAACAAGGCGGGCAAGGCTTTGCGCTATGCCCAGTGCATTGAGACGCTTGACTCCTTCGATCTGGCGCAGCGGCTTGACCGC encodes:
- a CDS encoding YggS family pyridoxal phosphate-dependent enzyme, yielding MVRSTTTNSETARAAAKNSETARAAAKNSETARAAAKNSETARAAAKNGETNCSTAKKMESTSSTSIGATDTATISARRTPSGGASTPQSAGAPQPTDAPQPTGAPQPTGAPRPVAAPSPPATALQPDDAPLPAGALAHDTAGSIPPLSDIPQRYQRLRDRVLAAEASAGREAGSVSIELAAKYQAPERVLAALSAGATLFGHNIIQQLETSEEALAAANASAHRTHVIGHVQRNKAGKALRYAQCIETLDSFDLAQRLDRLQARRREEGAAREPFDVMLQVNSSGSCSQFGVMPTAIPELAGKVAELQNLRIIGLMTIGAHTDNTAEIARSFRVVRELAEELRANGLPTVTELSMGMTQDLEIAVAEGSTIVRVGTAVFGPRPAA